In Eupeodes corollae chromosome 3, idEupCoro1.1, whole genome shotgun sequence, a single genomic region encodes these proteins:
- the LOC129949935 gene encoding CD109 antigen isoform X9: MSRRLLAIGLCLLQIAILVQCNGLYSIIAPGTLRSKLNYHVTVAVHDAPSPCKIKVGLIGPEFDKSETVEVAPKTSKLVMFQIPKLKDGDYNLTAEGLSGIEFKNTTKLNFAAEQLSIYVQTDKATYKPGDLVQYRALVLDENTRPAKIDGPVKIAINDGAQNLIQQKNDVELTKGVFAGSLQLSEFPVLGMWNIEVSADGTTETKSFEVDKYVLPKFEVQVEAPKDVAIVDGKIMVTIRAKYTYGKPVKGKAVVSCKPSYYYYGDDSKTPSAEKTVNIDGKGHVEFDIAEDLKLDRDRYTPPITILAIVEEELTGLKQNSTATVNLHREKYQIQGVDTPYTYYPGKTVAITVVVKNLDGSPVQDTKNEVTLNVSPPDHFYRPMPIALTSEDKEASSATTLPPPVKSKNYTSPIDKNGMATFQIELPEESSSYFSVKAYYQDSSAYITSLSKYEKTETPVDDSFKIIVQTKNPALGNDVSIRVQNGKPIPYFSYTILGRGDIIESDIIEVPENRNYHVFKITPKFEMIPTAKIFVHYVDGNDLQYTEETINFERDFQNSISIEAPVEAKPGADVEIKVNTDPDSYVGLLGVDQSVLLLKSGNDLKKDTIFQDLSRYDSSTPWSMGYGQYPGSQAGIVAMTNANYPFYQIFETPISLLGVLNDGPIALEFSPEEPSASSGDTNSPTTTTTAIRKDFPESWLWEEYNTESKLKGTDGSGLTLSKKVPDTITSWVITGFSLNPKTGLALTKEGTKVRTFIPFFISTNLPYSVKRGEVISIPLVIFNYMDKNLDCEVSLDNSDREFDFTEATNEVTESASEDVNRTKTLTIPSNSGQSVSFMIRPNKVGPISLKFVAVTPISGDAIQQTLRVEPEGVTTYVNKAIFLNLNEEKEKNVKVDIAIPENAVADSEYVELSVVGDLLGPTIKNLDKLVRMPYGCGEQNMVNFVPNILVLKYLTATNQLTAAIEEKAKKFLAIGYQRELEYKHDDGSYSAFGKSDKSGSTWLTAYVVKSFHQAIPYTDIDQKVIEAGLKFLAGTQLPSGEFPEVGKVIDSSHSGGSIGLSAYVLLAFLENVESADKYKDVIEKGLSYLEKELATSEDQYSLAIAGSALLLGKRIESAEKIFAKLNSLAKEDGDRKWWSKTVVSDKSWYGPVSVDVEMTAYIVLAMLKKGDAESVLPSIKWLVSQRNSNGGFASTQDTVIGLEALTSFAQKSGSGTGQMKIDFTAGKDDSGTIEVTPETSLILQTHVLPKTVKEVEISAKGSGSSLAQVSYRFNIAEKDSKPRFNVMPVVKKLENDQLNLMVCTEFVPLGDEKVSNMAVMEISLPSGYTADSDSFDKIKEIESVKRVDTKNADSMVIVYSDGITSEQLCVPIDAIKSHAVAKQKPSPVSVYDYYDNNKRSTEYYDVKSSLCDICQDVDCGAGCAKKNKNLN; encoded by the exons TCTGTACTCAATTATTGCACCAGGAACCCTGCGATCAAAACTTAACTACCATGTAACAGTAGCCGTTCATGATGCTCCCTCACCTTGTAAGATAAAGGTTGGTCTTATTGGTCCAGAATTTGATAAATCTGAAACCGTTGAAGTTGCACCAAAAACATCAAAGCTTGTTATGTTCCAA ATACCAAAACTCAAAGACGGTGATTACAATTTGACAGCCGAAGGTTTATCAggcattgaattcaaaaatacaaccaaattaaattttgctgcTGAACAGCTATCGATTTATGTTCAAACAGATAAGGCCACTTACAAGCCAGGTGATTTAGTCCAATATCGAGCTTTAGTTTTGGACGAAAATACCAGACCTGCTAAGATTGATGGACCTGTCAAAATTGCTATCAAT GACGGAGCACAAAATCTTATCCAACAAAAGAATGATGTCGAACTCACCAAAGGCGTTTTCGCTGGGTCATTACAATTATCAGAATTCCCAGTTCTTGGAATGTGGAATATCGAAGTGAGTGCCGATGGTACAACTGAGACCAAGTCTTTCGAAGTTGACAAGTATGTTCTGCCTAAATTTGAAGTTCAAGTTGAAGCACCCAAAGATGTAGCAATTGTTGATGGTAAAATTATGGTTACCATAAGGGCAAA atacaCCTATGGAAAACCTGTTAAAGGAAAAGCTGTTGTATCTTGCAAGCCTTCTTACTACTACTATGGTGATGACTCTAAAACACCCTCAGCTGAAAAGACAGTTAACATTGATGGCAAAGGTCATGTAGAATTTGACATTGCTGAAGATTTGAAATTGGACAGAGATCGTTATACACCACCAATTACTATTTTGGCCATCGTTGAAGAGGAACTTACAGGATTGAAGCAGAACTCAACAGCAACGGTCAATTTACACCGtgaaaagtatcaaattcaaggTGTTGACACTCCATACACTTATTATCCAGGCAAAACTGTCGCAATAACT gTCGTTGTAAAGAACCTCGATGGATCACCAGTTCAAGACACTAAAAACGAAGTAACCCTCAATGTTAGCCCACCAGACCACTTTTACAGACCAATGCCCATTGCTTTGACATCAGAAGATAAGGAAGCATCAAGTGCAACAACTCTACCACCACCAGTCAAATCCAAAAATTACACTTCACCCATAGACAAGAATGGTATGGCCACCTTTCAAATTGAGCTTCCGGAAGAGTCATCAAGTTATTTCTCCGTAAAGGCTTACTACCAGGATTCATCAGCTTACATAACATCTCTgtcgaaatatgaaaaaaccgaAACTCCAGTTGatgattcatttaaaattattgtacaaacaaagaa tcCTGCTCTTGGAAATGACGTGAGCATTCGAGTACAAAATGGAAAGCCAATTCCATACTTTTCGTACACAATCTTAGGTCGTGGTGATATCATTGAAAGTGACATTATTGAG GTTCCTGAAAATCGCAACTACCATGTCTTCAAAATCACACCGAAATTTGAGATGATTCCAACTGCTAAAATCTTCGTTCACTATGTTGATGGTAACGATCTCCAATACACCGAAGAGACAATTAACTTTGAAAGGGATTTCCAAAACTCG atTTCTATTGAAGCTCCAGTTGAAGCCAAACCTGGTGCTGATGTTGAAATTAAGGTTAACACCGATCCTGATTCATATGTTGGTTTACTTGGTGTCGATCAAAGTGTGCTCCTCCTCAAGAGCGGCAACGATTTAAAGAAGGATACAATCTTCCAAGATCTCAGCCGTTACGATTCTAGTACACCATGGTCAATGGGCTATGGACAATATCCCGGTAGCCAAGCTGGTATTGTAGCAATGACCAATGCTAACTATCCATTCTATCAAA ttttcgaaacaCCAATTTCCTTATTGGGGGTATTAAATGACGGACCAATAGCTCTAGAATTTTCACCGGAAGAACCTTCAGCTTCTAGTGGCGATACAAattcaccaacaacaacaaccacagctaTTCGTAAAGACTTTCCCGAATCATGGCTTTGGGAAGAATACAATACTGAGTCAAAACTTAAAGG TACCGACGGAAGTGGACTCACATTGAGCAAGAAAGTTCCTGACACCATCACATCTTGGGTTATAACTGGATTCTCGTTGAATCCTAAAACTGGTTTGGCCCTTACCAAAGAAGGAACCAAAGTGCGAACCTTCATACCTTTCTTCATTTCTACTAATTTGCCATATTCAGTTAAACGAG GGGAAGTAATTTCAATTCCTCTGGTTATTTTCAACTATATGGACAAGAATCTTGATTGTGAAGTAAGTCTTGATAATTCGGATCGTGAATTCGATTTTACCGAAGCAACCAACGAAGTCACTGAAAGCGCGAGTGAAGATGTAAATCGTACCAAGACTCTGACAATTCCATCGAATAGTGGACAAAGTGTTTCATTTATGATTCGTCCCAACAAAGTTGGACCAATTAGCTTGAAGTTCGTTGCTGTTACTCCAATATCTGGAGATGCTATTCAACAGACTCTTAGGGTCGAACCCGAAGGTGTTACGACTTATGTGAATAAGgctatatttttgaatttgaacgaAGAGAAGGAGAAGAATGTTAAGGTTGATATTGCAATTCCTGAGAATGCCGTCGCAGACTCTGAATACGTTGAGCTGTCAGTTGTTGGAGACTTGCTTGGACCAACTATTAAGAATCTTGATAAATTGGTTCGCATGCCATACGGATGTGGAGAACAGAATATGGTTAACTTTGTGCCAAATATTTTGGTTCTTAAGTACTTGACG GCTACAAATCAGCTTACTGCTGCAATTGAAGAAAAGGCCAAGAAATTCCTTGCAATTGGCTACCAACGAGAATTGGAATACAAACACGACGATGGTTCGTACAGTGCTTTCGGAAAATCGGACAAGAGTGGAAGCACCTGGTTGACAGCTTATGTTGTCAAGTCATTCCATCAAGCTATTCCTTACACCGATATCGATCAGAAGGTTATCGAAGCTGGTCTCAAATTCCTCGCTGGTACTCAATTGCCTAGTGGAGAGTTCCCAGAAGTCGGCAAGGTGATCGATAGTTCACACAGTGGAGGTTCCATTGGTTTGTCTGCCTATGTGTTGTTGGCTTTCTTGGAAAACGTTGAATCGGCTGATAAATATAAGGATGTCATTGAAAAGGGTTTGTCTTACTTGGAGAAGGAATTGGCTACATCTGAGGATCAATATTCGTTGGCTATCGCTGGATCAGCTTTGCTTTTGGGTAAACGAATTGAATCGGCTGAAAAGATCTTTGCTAAGCTCAATAGTTTGGCTAAGGAAGACG GTGATCGTAAGTGGTGGTCAAAGACTGTTGTCTCCGATAAGTCATGGTATGGACCAGTTTCAGTGGATGTTGAAATGACCGCATATATAGTTTTGGCTATGCTTAAGAAGGGAGACGCCGAATCAGTACTGCCCAGTATTAAATGGTTGGTATCGCAGCGTAACAGCAATGGAGGATTTGCATCAACCCAAGACACCGTTATTGGTCTTGAAGCCCTTACCAGTTTTGCTCAAAAGAGCGGTTCTGGTACAGGACAAATGAAGATTGACTTCACAGCTGGAAAGGATGATTCTGGTACCATTGAAGTTACCCCAGAGACTTCTTTGATTTTACAAACACATGTG CTTCCAAAAACTGTAAAAGAAGTTGAAATAAGTGCCAAGGGAAGTGGTTCATCTTTAGCTCAAGTTTCATACCGCTTTAATATCGCCGAAAAGGATAGCAAACCTAGATTCAATGTTATGCCAGTTGTTAAGAAATTGGAAAATGACCAATTGAACTTGATGGTTTGCACAGAATTCGTTCCATTGGGAGATGAAAAGGTCTCCAATATGGCAGTGATGGAAATTTCACTTCCCTCAGGATACACCGCCGATTCTGAtagttttgacaaaataaaggaaattgAAAGTGTGAAG CGTGTTGACACAAAGAACGCCGATTCAATGGTCATTGTCTACTCCGATGGTATAACTTCCGAACAACTTTGTGTACCAATTGATGCTATCAAATCCCATGCAGTTGCTAAGCAAAAGCCTTCACCTGTCAGCGTTTATGATTATTATGATAACAACAAACGCAGCACTGAATACTACGATGTCAAATCATCTTTGTGTGATATTTGCCAAGATGTCGATTGTGGAGCTGGCTGTGCGAAAAagaataagaatttaaattaa
- the LOC129949935 gene encoding CD109 antigen isoform X4 has product MSRRLLAIGLCLLQIAILVQCNGLYSIIAPGTLRSKLNYHVTVAVHDAPSPCKIKVGLIGPEFDKSETVEVAPKTSKLVMFQIPKLKDGDYNLTAEGLSGIEFKNTTKLNFAAEQLSIYVQTDKATYKPGDLVQYRALVLDENTRPAKIDGPVKIAINDGAQNLIQQKNDVELTKGVFAGSLQLSEFPVLGMWNIEVSADGTTETKSFEVDKYVLPKFEVQVEAPKDVAIVDGKIMVTIRAKYTYGKPVKGKAVVSCKPSYYYYGDDSKTPSAEKTVNIDGKGHVEFDIAEDLKLDRDRYTPPITILAIVEEELTGLKQNSTATVNLHREKYQIQGVDTPYTYYPGKTVAITVVVKNLDGSPVQDTKNEVTLNVSPPDHFYRPMPIALTSEDKEASSATTLPPPVKSKNYTSPIDKNGMATFQIELPEESSSYFSVKAYYQDSSAYITSLSKYEKTETPVDDSFKIIVQTKNPALGNDVSIRVQNGKPIPYFSYTILGRGDIIESDIIEVPENRNYHVFKITPKFEMIPTAKIFVHYVDGNDLQYTEETINFERDFQNSISIEAPVEAKPGADVEIKVNTDPDSYVGLLGVDQSVLLLKSGNDLKKDTIFQDLSRYDSSTPWSMGYGQYPGSQAGIVAMTNANYPFYQKMYFGLEPFLYPEFEDRVLLEVGQISYQTEDMNYKISPASGNNGEREKIMIRKEFPETWMFSNNANTDGSGLTLSKKVPDTITSWVITGFSLNPKTGLALTKEGTKVRTFIPFFISTNLPYSVKRGEVISIPLVIFNYMDKNLDCEVSLDNSDREFDFTEATNEVTESASEDVNRTKTLTIPSNSGQSVSFMIRPNKVGPISLKFVAVTPISGDAIQQTLRVEPEGVTTYVNKAIFLNLNEEKEKNVKVDIAIPENAVADSEYVELSVVGDLLGPTIKNLDKLVRMPYGCGEQNMVNFVPNILVLKYLTATNQLTAAIEEKAKKFLAIGYQRELEYKHDDGSYSAFGKSDKSGSTWLTAYVVKSFHQAIPYTDIDQKVIEAGLKFLAGTQLPSGEFPEVGKVIDSSHSGGSIGLSAYVLLAFLENVESADKYKDVIEKGLSYLEKELATSEDQYSLAIAGSALLLGKRIESAEKIFAKLNSLAKEDGDRKWWSKTVVSDKSWYGPVSVDVEMTAYIVLAMLKKGDAESVLPSIKWLVSQRNSNGGFASTQDTVIGLEALTSFAQKSGSGTGQMKIDFTAGKDDSGTIEVTPETSLILQTHVLPKTVKEVEISAKGSGSSLAQVSYRFNIAEKDSKPRFNVMPVVKKLENDQLNLMVCTEFVPLGDEKVSNMAVMEISLPSGYTADSDSFDKIKEIESVKRVDTKNADSMVIVYSDGITSEQLCVPIDAIKSHAVAKQKPSPVSVYDYYDNNKRSTEYYDVKSSLCDICQDVDCGAGCAKKNKNLN; this is encoded by the exons TCTGTACTCAATTATTGCACCAGGAACCCTGCGATCAAAACTTAACTACCATGTAACAGTAGCCGTTCATGATGCTCCCTCACCTTGTAAGATAAAGGTTGGTCTTATTGGTCCAGAATTTGATAAATCTGAAACCGTTGAAGTTGCACCAAAAACATCAAAGCTTGTTATGTTCCAA ATACCAAAACTCAAAGACGGTGATTACAATTTGACAGCCGAAGGTTTATCAggcattgaattcaaaaatacaaccaaattaaattttgctgcTGAACAGCTATCGATTTATGTTCAAACAGATAAGGCCACTTACAAGCCAGGTGATTTAGTCCAATATCGAGCTTTAGTTTTGGACGAAAATACCAGACCTGCTAAGATTGATGGACCTGTCAAAATTGCTATCAAT GACGGAGCACAAAATCTTATCCAACAAAAGAATGATGTCGAACTCACCAAAGGCGTTTTCGCTGGGTCATTACAATTATCAGAATTCCCAGTTCTTGGAATGTGGAATATCGAAGTGAGTGCCGATGGTACAACTGAGACCAAGTCTTTCGAAGTTGACAAGTATGTTCTGCCTAAATTTGAAGTTCAAGTTGAAGCACCCAAAGATGTAGCAATTGTTGATGGTAAAATTATGGTTACCATAAGGGCAAA atacaCCTATGGAAAACCTGTTAAAGGAAAAGCTGTTGTATCTTGCAAGCCTTCTTACTACTACTATGGTGATGACTCTAAAACACCCTCAGCTGAAAAGACAGTTAACATTGATGGCAAAGGTCATGTAGAATTTGACATTGCTGAAGATTTGAAATTGGACAGAGATCGTTATACACCACCAATTACTATTTTGGCCATCGTTGAAGAGGAACTTACAGGATTGAAGCAGAACTCAACAGCAACGGTCAATTTACACCGtgaaaagtatcaaattcaaggTGTTGACACTCCATACACTTATTATCCAGGCAAAACTGTCGCAATAACT gTCGTTGTAAAGAACCTCGATGGATCACCAGTTCAAGACACTAAAAACGAAGTAACCCTCAATGTTAGCCCACCAGACCACTTTTACAGACCAATGCCCATTGCTTTGACATCAGAAGATAAGGAAGCATCAAGTGCAACAACTCTACCACCACCAGTCAAATCCAAAAATTACACTTCACCCATAGACAAGAATGGTATGGCCACCTTTCAAATTGAGCTTCCGGAAGAGTCATCAAGTTATTTCTCCGTAAAGGCTTACTACCAGGATTCATCAGCTTACATAACATCTCTgtcgaaatatgaaaaaaccgaAACTCCAGTTGatgattcatttaaaattattgtacaaacaaagaa tcCTGCTCTTGGAAATGACGTGAGCATTCGAGTACAAAATGGAAAGCCAATTCCATACTTTTCGTACACAATCTTAGGTCGTGGTGATATCATTGAAAGTGACATTATTGAG GTTCCTGAAAATCGCAACTACCATGTCTTCAAAATCACACCGAAATTTGAGATGATTCCAACTGCTAAAATCTTCGTTCACTATGTTGATGGTAACGATCTCCAATACACCGAAGAGACAATTAACTTTGAAAGGGATTTCCAAAACTCG atTTCTATTGAAGCTCCAGTTGAAGCCAAACCTGGTGCTGATGTTGAAATTAAGGTTAACACCGATCCTGATTCATATGTTGGTTTACTTGGTGTCGATCAAAGTGTGCTCCTCCTCAAGAGCGGCAACGATTTAAAGAAGGATACAATCTTCCAAGATCTCAGCCGTTACGATTCTAGTACACCATGGTCAATGGGCTATGGACAATATCCCGGTAGCCAAGCTGGTATTGTAGCAATGACCAATGCTAACTATCCATTCTATCAAA aaatgtattTTGGTTTAGAACCATTTTTGTATCCAGAGTTTGAAGATCGAGTCTTGTTGGAAGTAGGGCAAATTTCATATCAAACAGAAGATATGAATTATAAAATATCACCAGCAAGTGGTAATAATggagagagagaaaaaattaTGATTCGAAAAGAGTTCCCCGAAACTTGGATGTTTTCTAACAAtgcaaa TACCGACGGAAGTGGACTCACATTGAGCAAGAAAGTTCCTGACACCATCACATCTTGGGTTATAACTGGATTCTCGTTGAATCCTAAAACTGGTTTGGCCCTTACCAAAGAAGGAACCAAAGTGCGAACCTTCATACCTTTCTTCATTTCTACTAATTTGCCATATTCAGTTAAACGAG GGGAAGTAATTTCAATTCCTCTGGTTATTTTCAACTATATGGACAAGAATCTTGATTGTGAAGTAAGTCTTGATAATTCGGATCGTGAATTCGATTTTACCGAAGCAACCAACGAAGTCACTGAAAGCGCGAGTGAAGATGTAAATCGTACCAAGACTCTGACAATTCCATCGAATAGTGGACAAAGTGTTTCATTTATGATTCGTCCCAACAAAGTTGGACCAATTAGCTTGAAGTTCGTTGCTGTTACTCCAATATCTGGAGATGCTATTCAACAGACTCTTAGGGTCGAACCCGAAGGTGTTACGACTTATGTGAATAAGgctatatttttgaatttgaacgaAGAGAAGGAGAAGAATGTTAAGGTTGATATTGCAATTCCTGAGAATGCCGTCGCAGACTCTGAATACGTTGAGCTGTCAGTTGTTGGAGACTTGCTTGGACCAACTATTAAGAATCTTGATAAATTGGTTCGCATGCCATACGGATGTGGAGAACAGAATATGGTTAACTTTGTGCCAAATATTTTGGTTCTTAAGTACTTGACG GCTACAAATCAGCTTACTGCTGCAATTGAAGAAAAGGCCAAGAAATTCCTTGCAATTGGCTACCAACGAGAATTGGAATACAAACACGACGATGGTTCGTACAGTGCTTTCGGAAAATCGGACAAGAGTGGAAGCACCTGGTTGACAGCTTATGTTGTCAAGTCATTCCATCAAGCTATTCCTTACACCGATATCGATCAGAAGGTTATCGAAGCTGGTCTCAAATTCCTCGCTGGTACTCAATTGCCTAGTGGAGAGTTCCCAGAAGTCGGCAAGGTGATCGATAGTTCACACAGTGGAGGTTCCATTGGTTTGTCTGCCTATGTGTTGTTGGCTTTCTTGGAAAACGTTGAATCGGCTGATAAATATAAGGATGTCATTGAAAAGGGTTTGTCTTACTTGGAGAAGGAATTGGCTACATCTGAGGATCAATATTCGTTGGCTATCGCTGGATCAGCTTTGCTTTTGGGTAAACGAATTGAATCGGCTGAAAAGATCTTTGCTAAGCTCAATAGTTTGGCTAAGGAAGACG GTGATCGTAAGTGGTGGTCAAAGACTGTTGTCTCCGATAAGTCATGGTATGGACCAGTTTCAGTGGATGTTGAAATGACCGCATATATAGTTTTGGCTATGCTTAAGAAGGGAGACGCCGAATCAGTACTGCCCAGTATTAAATGGTTGGTATCGCAGCGTAACAGCAATGGAGGATTTGCATCAACCCAAGACACCGTTATTGGTCTTGAAGCCCTTACCAGTTTTGCTCAAAAGAGCGGTTCTGGTACAGGACAAATGAAGATTGACTTCACAGCTGGAAAGGATGATTCTGGTACCATTGAAGTTACCCCAGAGACTTCTTTGATTTTACAAACACATGTG CTTCCAAAAACTGTAAAAGAAGTTGAAATAAGTGCCAAGGGAAGTGGTTCATCTTTAGCTCAAGTTTCATACCGCTTTAATATCGCCGAAAAGGATAGCAAACCTAGATTCAATGTTATGCCAGTTGTTAAGAAATTGGAAAATGACCAATTGAACTTGATGGTTTGCACAGAATTCGTTCCATTGGGAGATGAAAAGGTCTCCAATATGGCAGTGATGGAAATTTCACTTCCCTCAGGATACACCGCCGATTCTGAtagttttgacaaaataaaggaaattgAAAGTGTGAAG CGTGTTGACACAAAGAACGCCGATTCAATGGTCATTGTCTACTCCGATGGTATAACTTCCGAACAACTTTGTGTACCAATTGATGCTATCAAATCCCATGCAGTTGCTAAGCAAAAGCCTTCACCTGTCAGCGTTTATGATTATTATGATAACAACAAACGCAGCACTGAATACTACGATGTCAAATCATCTTTGTGTGATATTTGCCAAGATGTCGATTGTGGAGCTGGCTGTGCGAAAAagaataagaatttaaattaa